The following are encoded in a window of Astyanax mexicanus isolate ESR-SI-001 chromosome 6, AstMex3_surface, whole genome shotgun sequence genomic DNA:
- the LOC125802541 gene encoding golgin subfamily A member 6-like protein 6 → MMENIMEDLRQRLQEKIQETTMLQREETESLMEIMREELEHREDEIERKRQKLEKMDEEIVKMKQELMEGDEKVEKTKRKIVKRNGVIERMRQEQEEKDEQIKSLRQETEIQRQKLEEKDEQINQLKKEINDMTESMGRVLIWRDEEMKRLRRELNISTVSFIQDVDLDYRTKIMKQELKEKSEEIERVREELEEKSEEIDRVREELEEKSEEIERVREELEEKSEEIDRVREELEEKETQIESLRQEQDYKMERMRRELKEKDEEMESLRQELNDKIERKRQKLEEKDGEMERMRREAEYSTERMRQEMEEKDEEM, encoded by the coding sequence ATGATGGAGAACATAATGGAAGACCTGAGACAAAGACTGCAGGAGAAGATCCAAGAGACAACGATGCTGCAGCGAGAGGAGACTGAGAGCCTTATGGAGATCATGAGGGAGGAACTAGAGCACAGAGAGGATGAGATTGAGCGAAAGAGGCAAAAATTAGAAAAGATGGATGAAGAGATCGTAAAAATGAAGCAGGAACTGATGGAAGGAGATGAAAAGGTGGAGAAAACGAAAAGAAAGATCGTGAAAAGGAACGGAGTGATTGAGAGAATGAGACAAGAACAAGAAGAGAAGGACGAACAAATCAAATCactgagacaggagacagaaATACAGAGACAGAAACTGGAAGAGAAAGATGAACAGATTAATCAGTTGAAGAAAGAGATAAACGACATGACAGAGAGTATGGGACGTGTCCTGATATGGAGGGATGAAGAGATGAAAAGACTGAGACGGGAGCTAAATATCAGCACAGTGAGTTTTATACAAGACGTGGACCTAGATTATAGGACCAAGATAATGAAACAAGAACTAAAAGAGAAGAGTGAAGAGattgaaagagtgagagaagagctggaggagaagAGTGAAGAGATtgacagagtgagagaagagctggaggagaagAGTGAAGAGattgaaagagtgagagaagagctggaggagaagAGTGAAGAGATtgacagagtgagagaagagctggaggagaagGAAACACAAATTGAGAGCCTGAGGCAGGAGCAAGATTACAAGATGGAGAGAATGAGACGAGAACTGAAAGAAAAGGACGAAGAGATGGAGAGTCTCAGACAGGAACTAAATGACAAGATTGAGAGAAAGAGGCAAAAACtggaggagaaggatggagagatggagagaatgagGAGGGAAGCAGAATACAGTACAGAAAGAATGAGACAAGAGATGGAAGAAAAGGACGAAGAGATG
- the LOC125802542 gene encoding golgin subfamily A member 6-like protein 7: MERMRKELDNQIERMEQEQEEKGEEMERMRRESEYSAERMRRELEEKDGEMERMRRESEYSAERMRRELEEKDGEMERMRKEIDYRNEEMERMRKELDNQIERMEQEQEEKGEEMERMRKELEDRLDRMEKGLEEKNREIEELSERVDHIEMMRQLGERKTQTGRWRQGLDRSIERLRHELGEKNEQIGKFRHELDFRTEIMRRELEEKNGEMERLREELSFRVLIITQLGGRSGEMERLRQELDYRIERQRQELGEKNQQMGRLRQELDYRMEMLRLELEEKGKMINRIRWGL, translated from the coding sequence atggagagaatgagGAAGGAGCTAGATAACCAGATAGAGAGAATGGAACAAGAACAGGAAGAGAAGggagaggagatggagagaatgaGGAGAGAATCAGAATACAGTGCAGAAAGAATGAGACGAGAACTGgaagagaaggatggagagatggagagaatgagGAGAGAATCAGAATACAGTGCAGAAAGAATGAGACGAGAACTGgaagagaaggatggagagatggagagaatgagGAAAGAAATAGACTACAGGAACGAAGAGATGGAAAGAATGAGGAAGGAGCTAGATAACCAGATAGAGAGAATGGAACAAGAACAGGAAGAGAAGggagaggagatggagagaatgaGGAAGGAACTAGAAGACAGGTTAGACAGAATGGAAAAAGGACTAGAAGAGAAGAATAGAGAGATTGAAGAACTGAGTGAAAGGGTAGATCATATAGAAATGATGAGGCAGCTGGGAGAGAGGAAGACACAGACCGGACGCTGGAGGCAGGGGTTGGATAGAAGTATAGAAAGATTGAGACATGAACTGGGAGAGAAGAATGAACAGATTGGAAAGTTTAGGCATGAATTAGATTTCAGAACGGAGATAATGAGACGAGAACTGGAGGAGAAGAATGGAGAGATGGAAAGACTGAGGGAGGAGTTGAGTTTCAGGGTATTGATAATCACACAGCtgggagggaggagtggagagatggAGCGATTGAGGCAGGAGCTGGATTACAGGATTGAAAGACAGAGACAAGAACTTGGAGAGAAGAACCAGCAGATGGGGAGATTGAGGCAGGAGCTGGATTACAGGATGGAGATGTTGAGATTAGAACTGGAGGAAAAGGGTAAAATGATAAACAGAATTAGATGGggtctgtaa